The genomic segment CTGTCAGGCAATGCACATTCCTGCAATCCCCAAAGTGAACAATGCTATCGCCATTCCTGAAACATACAACAGCCACGGCGAACAGATCCTGCTCTATCGCCTGCCCTCCTCTTCGCGCGCCTACCCTCTGTCGTTCGACAAAAAGGTAGAGGCATATCAAAGGATGTTCTTAAGTGTGCTCAATAATGAAGTATAGCCTGTTGTCCAGACAGACAACAGGCTATATAATTCAGGCATATAAAAGTCGTTCTTATTCCTTAGACATATCGCTTCTCTATAATACTCCAGTCAATGATCTGCCAAAGGGATAACAAATGGTCTGGACGGCGATTCTGATAATCCAGATAATAGGCATGCTCCCAAACATCAAAAGTCAACAGCGGTTTCAGGCCTTTCTGTACTGGATTAGCGGCATTGGCTTCTTGGGTAATGACTAGCTTTCCATCCTTATCGGCTGACAGCCAAACCCAACCTGATCCAAAGAGTGTGGTTCCCTTCTTGTGGAACTCGTCTTTAAAAGCCTTAAATGAACCAAAGTCACGCGTAATAGCTTCGGCCAAGGGGCCCGTTGGCTCCGTCTTCATAGGTTTACCTGCAAACTGGCCGAAGTACATTTCATGATTAAGAATCTGTCCAGCATTGTTTTGTAGACCACCTGTTGCCTTACAGACAATATCAACAAGAGACGAATTCTCAAACCCACTGCCTTCGAGCAGTCCATTCAAATTATTAACATAAGCCGCTAAGTGCTTCCCATGATGAAAACCAATGGTTTCAAAACTAATCACTGGCTCTAAAGCCTCTGGTGCATATGGTAACACCATTAATCTAAACTTGTTCATAATAAATTAATTTCTGGTTAGCATTGGCAAAGATAAAGAAAATATTTCATTTAACAATGGAAAATGAAATATAAAACACAAAAAAGACCCTGACTCATTTCTGAATCAGGGTCGTGCTATAAAAGATGGCGGCCTCCTACTCTCCCGCATTGCATTGCAGTACCATCGGCGCAAGCGGGCTTAACTTCTCTGTTCGGAATGGGAAGAGGTGGGACCCCGCCGCAATAACCACCTGAATATCTCTGGACTAGGATTGCCTAGGACTGCCTAGGAAAAGCCTATCCGTATAAGGTTGGCATATCAACACAAGAACTGTAGCACTTACCTATATAAACCAAACCGCTCACAGTTGAAAATATGCGCTTCACAGCGAAAGATCTCGGGCAATTAGTACAGCTCGGCTTTGACGTCACCGTCTTTACACCTGCTGCCTATCAACGTGGTAGTCTACCACGACCCTCAATGGAGCCCTCATCTTGTGGCCGGCTTCGCACTTAGATGCTTTCAGCGCTTATCCGATCCCGACGCGGATACCCGGCGGTGCACCTGGCGGTACAACCGGTAAACCGGAGGTCAGTCAAACACGGTCCTCTCGTACTAGTGTCCGATCCACTCAAGACTCCTACGCCCACGATAGATAGAGACCGAACTGTCTCACGACGTTCTGAACCCAGCTCGCGTGCCACTTTAATGGGCGAACAGCCCAACCCTTGGGACCTTCTCCAGCCCCAGGATGTGACGAGCCGACATCGAGGTGCCAAACCACCCCGTCGATATGAGCTCTTGGGGGGGATCAGCCTGTTATCCCCGGAGTACCTTTTATCCTTTGAGCGATGCAGTTTCCATACACTTGCACCGGATCACTAAGCCCAACTTTCGTTCCTGCTCGGGATGTCTCCCTCCCAGTCAAGCGCCCTTATGCCTTTACACTCTATAAGGCCGGTTACCAATCGGCCCGAGGGCACCTTTGGAAGCCTCCGTTACGCTTTTGGAGGCGACCACCCCAGTCAAACTACCCACCAAACAGTGTCCTTGTATCCACAAGTTAGACCTCAGGCAGCAGAAGGGCCGTATTTCAACGGCGGCTCCATGAACGCTGGCGCGCCCACTTCATAGCCTCCGGCCTATCCTACACATCCGATGACCAAGGTCAGTGCTAAGCTGTAGTAAAGGTTCACGGGGTCTTTTCGTCCCATCGCGGGTAATCGGCATCTTCACCGATACTACAATTTCACTGAGCTCGTGGCCGAGACAGCGTCCGGATCATTACACCATTCGTGCAGGTCGGAACTTACCCGACAAGGAATTTCGCTACCTTAGGACCGTTATAGTTACGGCCGCCGTTTACTGGGGCTTCAATTCAATGCTTCATCCGAAGACTGACATCTCCTCTTAACCTTCCAGCACCGGGCAGGTGTCAGGCTGTATACCTCATCTTTCGAGTTTGCACAGCCCTGTGTTTTTGTTAAACAGTTGCCTGGACCTATTCTCTGCGCCTCGCCGAAACGAGGACCCTTTATCCCGAAGTTACAGGGTCAGTTTGCCTAGTTCCTTAGCCACGAATCTCTCAACGCCTTAGTATATTCTACCCGACTACGTGTGTCCGTTTGCGGTACGGGTACCACACGGGTTAAGCTTAGCGGTTTTTCTCGGGAGTCTGATTACCTGCACTATTGGATTCTCCCGAAGGAGACTCCATACTCTCACGTTCGGCTCGGAGTGTGGATTTGCCTGCACTCCTCAACACCTACACGCTTCAACGCGCTATTCCGTCAGCACGCGGCAGTGTCACTGCTCCGTCACCACGTCGCCCCGTATGGTAGTCACGGAATATTAACCGTGTCAGCCATCGCTCTCGCCCTTCGGCTTAAACTTAGGACCCGACTCACCCCGGGGTGATTGACATCGCCCGGGAAACCTTAGTCTTATGGCGGGGGTGAATCTCACACCCCTTATCGTTACTTATACCTACATTTGCTTTTCCATAAGCTCCAGTGAACGTCGTCGCTCACCTTCGGCGCCGATGGAATGCTCCCCTACCGATACTTTTTAATGCTATCCCGCGCCTTCGGTACCTGCCTTATACCCGATTATTATCCATGCCCGGCCTCTCGACTAGTGAGCTGTTACGCACTCTTTGAATGAATGGCTGCTTCCAAGCCAACATCCTAGCTGTCATCGAGGCCAGACTTCGTTAGACTAACTCAGACAGGATTCCGGGACCTTAGACGGCGGTCTGGATTCTTCTCCTCTCGGGGACGGACCTTAGCACCCGCCCCCTTACTGCCGGACTGCAGACCGTGAGCATTCGGAGTTCGTCAGGTCTCGATAGGCGGTGAAGCCCTCTTGACCTATCGGTCGCTCTACCTCTCACGGTGACCATCCGACGCGGCACCTAAATGCCTTTCGGGGAGTACGAGCTATCTCCGAGTTTGATTGGCCTTTCACTCCTACACACACCTCATCCGGAAGCTTTTCAACGCTTATCGGTGCGGACCTCCATCCCGTGTTACCGGGACTTCATCCTGGACATGTGTAGATCACTCGGTTTCGCGTCTACCCCATCCAACTAAACGGCCTGTTCAGCCTCGCTTTCACTGCGGTTGCGTTCCATAAGAACTTAACCTCGCTGGACATGGTAACTCGTAGGTTCATTATGCAAAAGGCACGCCGTCACTAGATATACTAGCTCCGACCGCTTGTAGGCGACTGGTTTCAGGTACTATTTCACTCCCCTCATAGGGGTGCTTTTCACCTTTCCCTCACGGTACTCGTTCGCTATCGGTCTCTCGGGAGTATTTAGCCTTACCGGATGGTCCCGGCGGATTCGCGCAGAATTCCTCGTGCTCCGCGTTACTCAGGATACCACTAGGCCCCCTCTGACTTCGCGTACTGGACTATCACCAACTATGGTCGGACTTTCCAGACCGTTCTGCTCGTCATCAGGATACCACGACGTGGTCCTACTACCCCGCATATGCATTGCTACATATGCGGTTTGGGCTCTTCCCCGTTCGCTCGCCACTACTAGGGGAATCATTGTTTATTTTCTCTTCCTGGGGGTACTAAGATGTTTCAGTTCCCCCCGTTTGCCTCATTACCTTTGTAATGATAACCGGCCTTCAGCCGGCTGGGTTGTCCCATTCGGAAATCCCTGGATCAATGGTCATTTGCACCTACCCAAGGCTTATCGCAGCTTATCACGTCCTTCATCGCCTCCGAGAGCCAAGGCATCCACCAGACGCCCTAACTTTCTTTCGCCTACCTCATTCCCGACTTGCGTCGGAAAGAGATGCTCATACTTTCAGCTGTAATTTTGAGATTTATTAATCTACTCAGTTTGACTCTTATAAGTCTTTACTTACAGTCTTGTGTGTCAATATGTCAAAGATCTCGTTCCAGATGAGAGATGAGAGATGAAAGATATGGTTACCTTTACCTTCAAACTCACCGGAGTAGTGGAGAATAACGGATTCGAACCGTTGACCCCCTGCTTGCAAAGCAGGTGCTCTAGCCAACTGAGCTAATCCCCCAGTAGGAGAATTGATAATTGAAAATTGATAATTGACAATTATCGTTTGAGGTAGTCCCAGGCAGACTTGAACTGCCGACCTCCACATTATCAGTGTGGCGCTCTAACCAACTGAGCTATAGGACTCTGTCGTCGGTCAGAGGGGGTGCCTCTGCCCAGCCTCATACATTCTCTTATATTATAAACAGTGCGTAGTAAAGAAGCTAGGGTTGAATCAAACCT from the Prevotella sp. E15-22 genome contains:
- a CDS encoding superoxide dismutase translates to MNKFRLMVLPYAPEALEPVISFETIGFHHGKHLAAYVNNLNGLLEGSGFENSSLVDIVCKATGGLQNNAGQILNHEMYFGQFAGKPMKTEPTGPLAEAITRDFGSFKAFKDEFHKKGTTLFGSGWVWLSADKDGKLVITQEANAANPVQKGLKPLLTFDVWEHAYYLDYQNRRPDHLLSLWQIIDWSIIEKRYV